One genomic region from Sorangium aterium encodes:
- a CDS encoding TlyA family RNA methyltransferase, with translation MTRVRADALLVARKLVGSRTEAQALIMAGKVTSGPRRIDKPGTLLPEDAEVHVASGPRFVSRGGDKLEHALAAFAAHGLDVAGKTCVDVGASTGGFTDCLLQRGAARVFAVDVGYGQLAAKLRADARVEVRDRVNARELQREDFDVPIDLVVVDASFISISRLIDAIARLLRPSGDLVALIKPQFEAGREAAARGRGVIRDEATRLAAIAEGRQAIEAAGFSVVDQVDSAVRGPKGNVEHFVHARRVDQPPR, from the coding sequence ATGACCCGCGTGCGCGCCGACGCCCTGCTCGTCGCCCGGAAGCTCGTCGGCTCACGGACCGAGGCGCAGGCGCTGATTATGGCCGGCAAGGTCACCTCGGGGCCGCGCCGCATCGACAAGCCGGGCACGCTGCTCCCGGAGGACGCCGAGGTCCACGTCGCCTCCGGCCCCCGGTTCGTCTCGCGCGGCGGCGACAAGCTCGAGCACGCGCTCGCGGCCTTCGCCGCGCACGGCCTCGACGTCGCCGGGAAGACGTGCGTCGACGTGGGCGCCTCGACCGGCGGCTTCACCGACTGCCTGCTCCAGCGCGGCGCGGCGCGGGTCTTCGCCGTCGACGTCGGCTACGGCCAGCTCGCCGCCAAGCTCCGCGCCGACGCGCGCGTCGAGGTGCGCGATCGGGTCAACGCCCGCGAGCTCCAGCGAGAGGACTTCGACGTCCCCATCGATCTCGTGGTCGTCGACGCGTCGTTCATCAGCATCTCCCGCCTCATCGACGCGATCGCCCGCCTGCTCCGCCCCTCGGGGGATCTCGTGGCGCTGATCAAGCCGCAGTTCGAGGCGGGCCGCGAGGCCGCCGCCCGCGGCCGCGGCGTCATCCGCGACGAGGCGACCCGCCTCGCGGCGATCGCCGAAGGGCGCCAGGCCATCGAGGCCGCGGGCTTCTCGGTCGTCGACCAGGTCGACAGCGCCGTGCGCGGTCCGAAGGGGAACGTCGAGCACTTCGTCCATGCGCGCCGCGTCGACCAGCCGCCACGTTGA
- a CDS encoding branched-chain amino acid ABC transporter permease, with protein MEKIVNALITGLAQGSMIALVALGYTMVYGILKLINFAHSEIFMMGAFAGLFGIAAFGGNSAPLFAGVAGTLCAMAFAGVLGVVVEKVAYAPLRSRGRGLANTRITPLVTALGMSVLLQNLAQLLFTARYRGYPQLLPIEHTRQVIFVTSILVMIGLELLVRRTWTGKAMRALSVNVEAARLMGVRTSRIIALTFLTGSMLAAVGAVLYCLDQSQVYPTMGVVIGNRAFVAAVIGGIGNITGAMLGGMLIGIIGEMTKLTPYSGLQDVLVFAVLIGVLLVKPTGLLGTTGTEKV; from the coding sequence ATGGAGAAGATCGTGAATGCCCTGATCACAGGGCTCGCCCAGGGGTCGATGATCGCGCTGGTCGCCCTCGGCTACACGATGGTTTACGGCATCCTCAAGCTCATCAACTTCGCTCATAGCGAGATCTTCATGATGGGCGCCTTCGCCGGGCTCTTCGGGATCGCGGCGTTCGGCGGCAACAGCGCGCCGCTGTTCGCGGGCGTGGCCGGCACCCTCTGCGCGATGGCCTTCGCGGGCGTCCTCGGGGTCGTCGTCGAGAAGGTGGCTTACGCGCCGCTCCGCTCACGGGGGCGGGGCCTCGCGAACACCCGGATCACGCCGCTGGTGACGGCGCTCGGGATGAGCGTGCTCCTCCAGAACCTGGCGCAGCTCCTCTTCACCGCCCGCTACCGCGGCTATCCGCAGCTCCTGCCGATCGAGCACACGCGGCAGGTGATCTTCGTCACCTCGATCCTCGTGATGATCGGCCTGGAGCTGCTCGTGCGGCGCACCTGGACGGGCAAGGCGATGCGCGCGCTCAGCGTGAACGTCGAGGCCGCCCGGCTGATGGGCGTCCGCACGAGCCGCATCATCGCGCTCACCTTCCTCACGGGCTCGATGCTCGCGGCGGTGGGCGCGGTGCTGTACTGCCTCGATCAGTCGCAGGTGTACCCCACGATGGGCGTCGTGATCGGCAACCGCGCGTTCGTGGCGGCGGTCATCGGCGGCATCGGCAACATCACGGGCGCCATGCTCGGGGGCATGCTGATCGGGATCATCGGAGAGATGACGAAGCTCACGCCCTACTCCGGCTTGCAGGACGTCCTTGTGTTCGCGGTGCTGATCGGGGTGCTCCTCGTGAAGCCGACGGGGCTGCTCGGCACGACCGGGACCGAGAAGGTGTAA
- a CDS encoding ABC transporter substrate-binding protein, translating to MADEQRSSTRSAPGPALLPGAAGPALLPGAARPALLPGAPGRALSRRAALAGLAALGLAACGRTAPSRTAGARVVSLSPSTTEAVCAIGAGAALVGRSRYCDHPPEVLRLPSVGGYADPSIEAIIALSPTLVVGARGPAGPALDESLRAHGIATCFPDTESLAQIEDMLTELGRRLDATPGAEQAIGRIRARRRAVEQAVAAKGAPRVRAALLYDTSPLFVAGPGSFPDELIRLAGGENVITRGGAYPSISVEQLLVLDPEVLLDGTSSDGDMRGASRLATLRDAPGWRSLRAVREGRLRPLNTEVVLRPGPRIGDGLAAVARALHGDALALSDDAAVPPSPGAAGLAAPLPRTEAP from the coding sequence TTGGCTGACGAGCAGCGCTCCTCCACGCGGAGCGCCCCCGGCCCCGCGCTCCTGCCGGGCGCTGCGGGGCCTGCGCTCCTGCCGGGCGCTGCGAGGCCTGCGCTCCTGCCGGGCGCGCCGGGCCGCGCGCTCTCGCGGCGGGCCGCGCTCGCCGGGCTCGCGGCGCTCGGGCTCGCGGCGTGCGGGCGCACCGCCCCGTCGCGCACGGCGGGAGCGCGCGTCGTCTCGCTGTCGCCCAGCACCACGGAGGCGGTCTGCGCCATCGGCGCCGGCGCGGCGCTCGTCGGCCGCTCCCGCTACTGCGACCACCCGCCCGAGGTGCTCCGCCTGCCGAGCGTCGGCGGCTACGCCGATCCGAGCATCGAGGCCATCATCGCGCTCTCGCCGACCCTCGTCGTCGGCGCCCGCGGCCCGGCGGGGCCCGCGCTCGACGAGTCGCTGCGCGCGCACGGGATCGCGACGTGTTTCCCCGACACCGAGTCGCTCGCGCAGATCGAGGACATGCTCACCGAGCTCGGGCGGCGGCTCGATGCGACGCCCGGCGCGGAGCAGGCGATCGGCCGGATCCGCGCCCGGCGCCGCGCTGTCGAGCAGGCCGTCGCCGCGAAAGGCGCCCCGCGCGTCCGGGCCGCCCTGCTTTACGACACCTCGCCCCTCTTCGTCGCGGGCCCCGGCAGCTTCCCCGATGAACTCATCCGTCTGGCCGGCGGCGAGAACGTGATCACCCGCGGCGGCGCCTACCCGTCGATCAGCGTCGAGCAGCTGCTCGTGCTGGATCCCGAGGTCCTGCTCGACGGCACGTCCAGCGACGGCGATATGCGGGGCGCCTCCAGGCTGGCGACGCTCAGGGACGCGCCCGGCTGGAGATCCCTGCGCGCCGTGCGCGAGGGGCGCCTGCGCCCGCTGAACACCGAGGTCGTGCTGCGCCCGGGCCCCCGCATCGGCGACGGCCTCGCCGCCGTGGCGCGGGCGCTCCACGGCGACGCGCTGGCGCTCTCCGACGACGCGGCCGTACCTCCCTCCCCCGGCGCCGCGGGCCTCGCGGCGCCCCTGCCCAGGACGGAGGCGCCATGA
- the sdhA gene encoding succinate dehydrogenase flavoprotein subunit — translation MAAKSTTRSEGGKVRRVIVVGGGLAGLMTVIKLCEAKVPVDLISLVPVKRSHSVCAQGGINASVNTKGEGDSPQVHLEETAYGGDFLANQPPVKGMAEAAPGIVNMLDRMGVPFNRTPEGLLDFRRFGGTLYHRTAFAGATTGQQLLYALDEQVRRFELADVTDEHGVAIPGEKMVRKFEFWDFLEAILDDSGTCVGCVAQDLKSMQIRAFTGDAVVLATGGCGIVFGRSTLSVICTGTAASAVYQQGAVYANGEFIQVHPTAIPGADKLRLISESARGEGGRVWVPKDKSDARSPRDIPEKERDYLLERMYPGYGNLVPRDIAARAIFKTCFHEGRGIWNPATGRNENEVYLDLTHKDEKFLRSKLAGILEIYEKFAGTDPYKNPMKVFPAVHYSMGGLWVDYEADARGSLKAGSPRNHATSIPGLYAVGEVDYQYHGANRLGANSLLSCIYGGMVCGPAVATYQRSIRRSALDLPRSIFDKAEKRAEASYQRILTQNQDAKQPENAYRLHQELGETMLRDCTIERDNATLDRVLEKLGELEERAGRIKCTDTAPRVNQGAQFVRHLENMLVLARVIAQGARNRDESRGAHYKPEFPARNDAAWMRTTLARHEEKGAVRFVREFDYACAGQSIHVTDAVDTSLVTPRERKYEQAGAASAASAANSANIQTTTGKLSQKSV, via the coding sequence ATGGCCGCGAAGAGCACGACGAGGAGCGAGGGGGGGAAGGTTCGGCGCGTGATCGTCGTCGGGGGCGGGCTCGCCGGCCTGATGACGGTGATCAAGCTGTGCGAGGCGAAGGTCCCTGTCGACCTGATCTCCCTCGTGCCGGTGAAGCGATCGCACTCGGTGTGCGCGCAGGGCGGCATCAACGCCTCGGTGAACACGAAGGGCGAGGGCGACAGCCCCCAGGTGCACCTCGAGGAGACGGCGTACGGCGGCGATTTCCTGGCGAACCAGCCGCCCGTCAAGGGGATGGCCGAGGCCGCGCCGGGCATCGTGAACATGCTCGATCGCATGGGCGTGCCGTTCAACCGGACGCCCGAGGGCCTGCTCGACTTCCGCCGCTTCGGCGGCACGCTGTACCACCGCACGGCGTTCGCCGGCGCGACGACGGGGCAGCAGCTGCTCTACGCGCTCGACGAGCAGGTGCGGCGGTTCGAGCTCGCCGACGTGACCGACGAGCACGGCGTGGCGATCCCGGGCGAGAAGATGGTCCGGAAGTTCGAGTTCTGGGACTTCCTCGAGGCGATCCTCGACGACTCGGGCACGTGCGTGGGCTGCGTCGCGCAGGACCTGAAATCGATGCAGATCCGCGCCTTCACGGGCGACGCGGTCGTGCTCGCGACGGGCGGCTGCGGCATCGTCTTCGGCCGCTCCACGCTGAGCGTGATCTGCACGGGGACGGCGGCGTCGGCGGTCTACCAGCAGGGCGCTGTGTACGCGAACGGCGAGTTCATCCAGGTGCACCCGACGGCGATCCCCGGCGCCGACAAGCTGCGGCTCATCTCGGAGAGCGCGCGCGGCGAGGGCGGCCGCGTCTGGGTGCCGAAGGACAAGAGCGACGCGCGGAGCCCGCGGGACATCCCCGAGAAGGAGCGCGACTACCTCCTCGAGCGGATGTACCCCGGCTACGGCAACCTCGTCCCCCGCGACATCGCCGCGCGCGCGATCTTCAAGACGTGCTTCCACGAGGGGCGCGGCATCTGGAACCCCGCGACGGGCCGCAACGAGAACGAGGTCTACCTCGACCTGACCCACAAGGACGAGAAGTTCCTCCGGTCGAAGCTCGCGGGCATCCTCGAGATCTACGAGAAGTTCGCGGGCACCGACCCGTACAAGAACCCGATGAAGGTCTTCCCGGCCGTCCATTATTCGATGGGCGGCCTGTGGGTCGACTACGAGGCGGACGCGCGGGGCTCGCTCAAGGCCGGGTCGCCGCGCAACCACGCGACGAGCATCCCGGGCCTCTACGCGGTGGGCGAGGTGGACTACCAGTACCACGGGGCCAACCGGCTCGGCGCCAACTCGCTGCTCTCGTGCATCTACGGCGGCATGGTGTGCGGGCCGGCGGTGGCGACCTATCAGCGGAGCATCAGGCGGAGCGCGCTCGACCTGCCGCGCTCGATCTTCGACAAGGCCGAGAAGCGCGCCGAGGCGAGCTACCAGCGCATCCTGACGCAGAACCAGGACGCGAAGCAGCCGGAGAACGCGTACCGGCTGCACCAGGAGCTCGGCGAGACGATGCTGCGCGACTGCACGATCGAGCGCGACAACGCGACGCTCGACCGCGTGCTCGAGAAGCTCGGCGAGCTCGAGGAGCGGGCGGGGCGGATCAAGTGCACGGACACGGCCCCGCGGGTGAACCAGGGGGCGCAGTTCGTGCGCCACCTCGAGAACATGCTGGTGCTCGCGCGGGTCATCGCGCAGGGCGCGAGGAACCGCGACGAGTCGCGCGGGGCGCACTACAAGCCGGAGTTCCCGGCCCGGAACGACGCCGCGTGGATGCGCACGACGCTGGCGCGCCACGAGGAGAAGGGCGCGGTGAGGTTCGTCCGCGAGTTCGACTACGCGTGCGCCGGCCAGTCGATCCACGTGACGGACGCGGTGGACACGTCGCTCGTGACGCCGCGGGAGCGCAAGTACGAGCAGGCGGGCGCGGCGAGCGCAGCGAGCGCCGCGAACTCCGCGAACATCCAGACGACGACAGGGAAGCTGTCGCAGAAGAGCGTGTAG
- a CDS encoding DNA internalization-related competence protein ComEC/Rec2 has translation MIDPVLLFGLALAAGAPLALSPLATALGAALAAAALRRRAGRAALAAAGVALVVSGLRARALLDGAGAAYDGALALLHPPARCEVACAVIGSPVVVGAAQQRSAAAREVDDEPPASRIDVELSGGTCGGRALPGPLRARLYGAPVDLARGDRLEVTVDLAPIHLFRNEGLRDGSAAIARSGIVASGTIVEARRTSEGRAIDVRAAVDRARAFVRGRIEATFHPDAVALGRALVLGETDLAPEDQEAFRESGLAHLLAVSGTHLVLAVAGFAAALRAILVRVGPIAARWDAGRITAALCVPAAWLYADFAGGGGSAMRAAAMLSCAMGARLLGLRPVGVRCFALSLAGAAAVDPLVAWDLSFGLSAAATAGLLWLQRPLAALLVPGEKDRGDGGAEGGPGGSSPRELARKVLAPLATTLAAMFGCTPLLLMNGETFPLLGVAANVVAAPIGELAALPFCLAHAVLSWAPPVERGCALVGSGALLAVRAVARASADTGVVLRLPEPSPAQLAALAAAIAIAWAAERRGRRLAALAAGAAAWLLLEGVATRAGAPRGVLRVNVLDVGQGDAILIDLPEGGAMLVDAGGFVGSPVDTGARVLRPLLRSRRRARLDAVVLSHPHPDHFGGLPATVEGVEVGELWDTGQGEAEGAGPVYRKLLSDLRGRGVPIVRPASLCGRPRVLSGATIEVLAPCPELHPDRGANDNSFVVRITYGARSALLVGDAEHEAEDALVARYGAALRADLLKVGHHGSRTSTGAALLAAVDPSIAAVSCGVRNRFGHPSPEVLSRLSAHGVAIARTDRGGALTWETDGERVLWSRPGEPPHPAPAPRGGGAAAGHAPENGGGP, from the coding sequence GTGATCGATCCCGTGCTGCTCTTCGGCCTCGCGCTCGCCGCGGGCGCGCCGCTCGCCCTCTCTCCCCTGGCCACGGCGCTCGGCGCCGCGCTCGCCGCCGCGGCGCTCCGCCGCCGGGCCGGCCGCGCCGCGCTCGCCGCCGCCGGGGTGGCGCTCGTCGTGAGCGGCCTCCGCGCCCGCGCGCTGCTCGACGGCGCGGGCGCCGCCTACGATGGTGCCCTCGCGCTGCTGCACCCGCCGGCGCGCTGCGAGGTGGCGTGCGCCGTCATCGGCTCGCCGGTCGTGGTCGGGGCGGCGCAGCAGCGCTCCGCAGCGGCGCGCGAGGTGGACGACGAGCCGCCGGCCTCGCGCATCGACGTGGAGCTCTCCGGCGGGACGTGCGGCGGGCGAGCGCTGCCGGGGCCGCTCCGCGCGCGCCTCTACGGCGCGCCGGTGGACCTCGCGCGGGGCGACCGGCTCGAGGTCACCGTGGACCTCGCGCCGATCCACCTGTTCCGGAACGAGGGGCTCCGGGACGGGAGCGCCGCGATCGCGCGCAGCGGGATCGTCGCGAGCGGGACGATCGTGGAGGCGCGGCGGACGTCGGAGGGGCGCGCGATCGACGTGCGCGCGGCCGTCGATCGCGCGCGGGCCTTCGTGCGCGGGCGCATCGAGGCGACGTTCCACCCCGACGCGGTGGCGCTCGGGCGCGCGCTCGTGCTCGGCGAGACCGACCTCGCGCCCGAGGACCAGGAGGCCTTCCGCGAGAGCGGCCTCGCGCACCTGCTCGCGGTCTCGGGGACCCACCTCGTCCTCGCGGTGGCGGGCTTCGCCGCCGCGCTCCGCGCGATCCTCGTCCGCGTCGGGCCGATCGCCGCCCGGTGGGACGCGGGTCGCATCACCGCGGCGCTGTGCGTGCCGGCTGCGTGGCTCTACGCCGACTTCGCCGGCGGCGGCGGCTCGGCGATGCGCGCCGCGGCGATGCTCAGCTGCGCGATGGGCGCCCGCCTCCTCGGCCTCCGTCCGGTGGGCGTCCGCTGCTTCGCCCTGTCGCTCGCGGGCGCCGCGGCCGTGGATCCGCTCGTCGCGTGGGATCTCTCGTTCGGCCTGTCCGCGGCCGCGACCGCCGGGCTGCTCTGGCTGCAGCGGCCGCTCGCCGCGCTGCTCGTCCCCGGCGAGAAGGACCGCGGCGACGGCGGCGCCGAGGGCGGGCCGGGCGGGTCGTCGCCGCGGGAGCTCGCGCGCAAGGTCCTCGCGCCCCTCGCGACGACGCTCGCCGCCATGTTCGGGTGCACGCCGCTGCTGCTCATGAACGGGGAGACGTTCCCGCTGCTCGGCGTGGCGGCGAACGTCGTCGCCGCGCCGATCGGCGAGCTGGCGGCGCTCCCGTTCTGCCTCGCGCACGCCGTGCTCTCGTGGGCGCCGCCGGTCGAGCGCGGGTGCGCGCTCGTCGGGTCGGGCGCGCTGCTCGCGGTCCGCGCCGTGGCCCGCGCCTCGGCGGACACCGGCGTGGTGCTGCGCCTGCCCGAGCCGTCGCCCGCCCAGCTGGCCGCGCTCGCCGCCGCGATCGCGATCGCGTGGGCCGCGGAGCGCCGCGGCCGCCGGCTCGCCGCGCTCGCCGCCGGCGCCGCCGCGTGGCTGCTGCTCGAGGGCGTCGCCACGCGCGCGGGCGCGCCGCGCGGCGTGCTGCGCGTCAACGTGCTCGACGTGGGGCAGGGCGACGCCATCCTGATCGACCTCCCCGAGGGCGGCGCGATGCTCGTCGACGCGGGCGGCTTCGTCGGCAGCCCCGTCGACACGGGCGCGCGCGTGCTCCGGCCGCTCCTGCGATCGCGCCGCCGCGCCCGCCTCGACGCCGTCGTCCTCTCGCACCCCCACCCCGATCACTTCGGCGGCCTGCCGGCCACGGTGGAGGGCGTCGAGGTCGGCGAGCTCTGGGACACCGGCCAGGGCGAGGCCGAGGGCGCGGGCCCGGTCTACCGGAAGCTCCTGTCGGACCTGCGCGGGCGCGGCGTGCCCATCGTGCGGCCCGCCTCGCTGTGCGGCAGGCCGCGGGTCCTCTCGGGAGCGACGATCGAGGTGCTCGCGCCGTGCCCGGAGCTCCACCCCGACCGGGGCGCCAACGACAACTCGTTCGTCGTGCGCATCACCTACGGGGCTCGATCCGCGCTGCTCGTGGGCGACGCAGAGCACGAGGCCGAGGACGCGCTCGTGGCGCGCTACGGCGCCGCGCTCCGCGCCGACCTCCTCAAGGTGGGGCACCACGGCAGCCGGACGTCGACGGGCGCGGCGCTCCTCGCGGCCGTCGACCCCTCGATCGCCGCCGTGTCCTGCGGCGTCCGCAACCGCTTCGGGCACCCGAGCCCGGAGGTGCTCTCCCGCCTCTCGGCCCACGGCGTCGCGATCGCACGCACGGACCGCGGCGGCGCCCTGACCTGGGAGACCGACGGCGAGCGCGTCCTCTGGTCCCGCCCGGGCGAGCCGCCGCACCCGGCCCCCGCTCCCCGCGGCGGGGGTGCGGCCGCCGGACACGCTCCGGAGAACGGTGGTGGGCCGTGA
- the sdhB gene encoding succinate dehydrogenase iron-sulfur subunit: MAKASGDEANEAAAPAQPKGDGRLVHLRVRRQDTADRTESRRWEEFKVPYLPQMNVISALQQIQKDPRTVDGKEVAPVVWEAVCLEEVCGSCTMVINGRVRQACSALIDQIAPKGEVITLEPMSKFPLVRDLLVDRSRMFEDMKRVRAWIDIDGTHELGPGPRESPERQQERYPLSRCMTCGCCVEACPQYSDGTKFVGAFAINLVRLYNMHPSGAMHEGERLESVMNEGGITDCGKSQNCVEVCPKEIPLVDSLAAVSRDTTKRMLFGWLLK; encoded by the coding sequence ATGGCCAAGGCGAGCGGAGACGAGGCGAACGAGGCGGCGGCGCCGGCGCAGCCGAAGGGCGACGGCCGGCTTGTGCACCTGCGCGTGCGGCGGCAGGACACCGCAGACCGGACGGAGTCGCGGCGCTGGGAGGAGTTCAAGGTCCCCTACCTGCCGCAGATGAACGTGATCAGCGCGCTGCAGCAGATCCAGAAGGATCCGCGGACCGTGGACGGCAAGGAGGTGGCTCCTGTCGTCTGGGAGGCGGTGTGTCTGGAGGAGGTCTGCGGCTCGTGCACGATGGTGATCAACGGTCGAGTCCGACAGGCCTGCTCGGCGCTCATCGACCAGATCGCGCCGAAGGGCGAGGTGATCACGCTGGAGCCGATGTCCAAGTTCCCGCTCGTGCGCGACCTGCTCGTCGACCGGAGCCGGATGTTCGAGGACATGAAGCGCGTGCGGGCGTGGATTGACATCGACGGCACGCACGAGCTCGGCCCGGGCCCGCGCGAGTCGCCGGAGCGGCAGCAGGAGCGATATCCGCTCTCCCGCTGCATGACGTGCGGCTGCTGCGTCGAGGCGTGCCCGCAGTACAGCGACGGGACGAAGTTCGTCGGCGCCTTCGCCATCAACCTGGTGCGGCTCTACAACATGCACCCTTCGGGGGCGATGCACGAGGGCGAGCGCCTCGAGTCGGTGATGAACGAGGGTGGGATCACCGATTGCGGCAAGTCGCAGAACTGCGTCGAGGTATGCCCGAAGGAGATCCCGCTCGTCGACTCGCTCGCTGCCGTCTCCCGCGACACGACGAAGCGCATGCTGTTCGGCTGGCTGCTGAAGTAG
- a CDS encoding ABC transporter substrate-binding protein — protein MLGRRGLVKMIAGALALSAMTLGCDKKGETPADNAAQHAKDDAEWKVGAYFSLSGEETAFGVDSKEAIDLAIDEINKAGGVKGKPIHVLYEDNKSKPEEATNKVLQLIDRDHVLALLGEVASSRSRAGGIVANKKKVPMITPSSTNPDVTKVGPFVFRACFTDDVQGQMGAQFIVNTLGKKKVGLFFASDDLYSSGLAKEFREEVKRLGGEIVMEKSFLKKETNFTTYINELKSANPEMIYAPIYYTSMAPVARQAKAAGVPGSMFVGSDGWDANELLRDAAEELDGAYFTNHYAPDVPWPNSQAFVKKYKDRYNRTPSSIAAQAYDAARLLADAMGRAKEMTPDDIRAAIQDTKGFQGATGVISIDAERNANKPVVIVRIKDKQFTYYATVNDKAAKQ, from the coding sequence ATGCTCGGACGACGGGGTTTGGTGAAGATGATCGCCGGGGCGCTCGCGCTCAGCGCGATGACGCTCGGTTGCGACAAGAAGGGTGAGACGCCGGCCGACAACGCGGCCCAGCACGCCAAGGACGACGCCGAGTGGAAGGTCGGCGCTTACTTCAGCCTCTCGGGCGAGGAGACGGCGTTCGGCGTCGACTCCAAGGAGGCTATCGATCTCGCGATCGACGAGATCAACAAGGCCGGTGGGGTCAAGGGCAAGCCGATCCACGTCCTCTACGAGGACAACAAGTCGAAGCCCGAGGAGGCGACCAACAAGGTCCTGCAGCTGATCGATCGGGATCACGTGCTGGCCCTCCTCGGCGAGGTCGCCTCGTCGCGGTCGCGCGCCGGCGGCATCGTCGCCAACAAGAAGAAGGTGCCGATGATCACGCCGTCCTCCACGAACCCGGACGTGACGAAGGTCGGCCCGTTCGTGTTCCGCGCCTGCTTCACCGACGACGTGCAGGGCCAGATGGGCGCGCAGTTCATCGTGAACACGCTCGGCAAGAAGAAGGTGGGGCTCTTCTTCGCCTCCGACGACCTCTACTCGTCGGGCCTCGCCAAGGAGTTCCGCGAGGAGGTGAAGCGCCTGGGCGGCGAGATCGTCATGGAGAAGAGCTTCCTCAAGAAGGAGACCAACTTCACGACGTACATCAACGAGCTCAAGTCGGCGAACCCCGAGATGATCTACGCGCCGATCTATTACACGAGCATGGCCCCGGTCGCGCGGCAGGCCAAGGCCGCGGGCGTACCAGGGAGCATGTTCGTGGGCAGCGACGGGTGGGACGCGAACGAGCTCCTGCGCGACGCCGCCGAGGAGCTCGACGGCGCGTACTTCACGAACCACTACGCGCCCGACGTCCCCTGGCCCAACTCGCAGGCCTTCGTGAAGAAGTACAAGGACCGGTACAACCGCACGCCGTCGAGCATCGCGGCCCAGGCCTACGACGCGGCCAGGCTGCTCGCCGACGCGATGGGGCGCGCGAAGGAGATGACGCCGGACGACATCCGGGCGGCCATCCAGGACACCAAGGGGTTCCAGGGCGCGACGGGCGTCATCAGCATCGATGCGGAGCGCAACGCGAACAAGCCGGTCGTCATCGTCCGGATCAAGGACAAGCAGTTTACCTACTACGCAACGGTCAACGACAAGGCTGCGAAGCAGTAG
- a CDS encoding trypsin-like serine peptidase — protein MSFCLPRVALILALGLAATACSSALEEPPDEIGEAPDAIQDGYLDDGDRAVVGIYNDEIGAICTGSLIAPNVVLTARHCVSDMANELDGQITCRSTRFTDTHLARRIFVTTDAEIGRYARFYGGSEVVLLPGEGTDAFCGNDQAILILDEPIPESEAVPLVPRVDVPLVEGEEYYAVGFGATNDASTGAGLRRRRDKLFIDCVADGCPSSLVKATEWVGDTGICEGDSGGPSLDMMHRVIGVTSRGAAGCEYPIYGYVYRWAEWIKETTVRAARAGGYKEPPWATGYPTDPAYSAEVGAACGQPEQCPANACLDGYCTRPCNGAAACPDGYSCNGEPGFCAKVSEPSADDEGSGSCSAKPRPDPTQPVPWVLAAASLGALASLRRLRGRERLG, from the coding sequence ATGTCGTTTTGCTTGCCCAGAGTCGCCTTGATCCTCGCCCTGGGACTCGCTGCGACAGCGTGCAGCTCCGCCCTGGAGGAGCCTCCTGACGAGATCGGTGAGGCGCCGGATGCCATTCAGGACGGATATCTCGACGACGGCGACAGGGCTGTCGTGGGCATCTACAACGACGAGATCGGCGCGATCTGCACCGGCAGCTTGATCGCCCCGAACGTGGTGCTGACGGCCCGTCATTGCGTGTCGGACATGGCCAATGAGCTCGACGGCCAGATCACCTGTCGATCCACGAGGTTCACGGACACGCACCTCGCGCGGCGGATCTTCGTGACGACCGACGCGGAGATCGGCAGGTACGCGCGTTTTTACGGCGGCAGCGAGGTCGTGCTGCTCCCCGGCGAGGGGACGGACGCGTTCTGCGGCAACGATCAGGCGATCCTGATCCTCGACGAGCCGATCCCGGAGAGCGAGGCCGTGCCGCTCGTGCCGCGCGTCGACGTGCCGCTCGTGGAGGGCGAGGAGTACTACGCGGTCGGCTTCGGGGCGACGAACGACGCGAGCACGGGCGCGGGCCTGCGGCGGCGCCGCGACAAGCTGTTCATCGACTGCGTGGCTGACGGCTGCCCGTCATCCCTGGTGAAGGCGACGGAGTGGGTCGGGGACACCGGCATCTGCGAGGGAGACTCGGGCGGACCCAGCCTCGACATGATGCACCGCGTGATCGGCGTGACCTCGCGCGGGGCCGCGGGCTGCGAGTATCCGATCTACGGCTATGTGTACCGCTGGGCGGAATGGATTAAAGAGACGACCGTGCGCGCCGCCCGTGCCGGAGGATACAAGGAGCCCCCCTGGGCGACCGGCTACCCCACCGATCCCGCCTATTCGGCGGAGGTCGGCGCCGCGTGCGGACAGCCGGAGCAGTGCCCTGCGAACGCGTGCCTCGACGGCTACTGCACGCGGCCCTGCAACGGGGCAGCGGCATGCCCCGACGGCTACAGCTGCAACGGCGAGCCCGGCTTCTGCGCCAAGGTCTCGGAGCCGTCCGCAGACGACGAGGGGAGCGGGTCCTGCAGCGCCAAGCCGCGGCCTGATCCGACGCAGCCGGTCCCCTGGGTGCTCGCGGCGGCGAGCCTGGGCGCCCTCGCGAGCCTCCGGCGGCTGCGCGGCCGAGAGCGGCTTGGCTGA